The following proteins are co-located in the Deinococcus metallilatus genome:
- a CDS encoding NADPH-dependent FMN reductase, with the protein MTSRVTILMISGSLRAGSTNTALLNTATAVAPGGVDAVLYTELGRLPHFNPDDDHEPLHPAVRALRDALGRADALLFSTPEYAGALPGAFKNLLDWTVGGGETYGMPAAWINASGLHSPTGAAGAHHSLRQVLGYTGVDIIEAACVRIPVSRQSVGPDGLIVDSTLREQVAGVLEVMAAYVRQALRNEK; encoded by the coding sequence ATGACGAGCCGGGTAACCATCCTGATGATCTCGGGCAGTTTGCGGGCCGGGTCAACGAATACCGCGCTGCTGAACACGGCGACAGCCGTGGCCCCGGGGGGGGTGGACGCGGTGCTCTACACGGAACTCGGCCGCCTGCCGCATTTCAACCCGGACGACGATCACGAACCTCTCCATCCTGCCGTCAGGGCCTTGCGGGACGCCCTGGGGAGGGCCGATGCCCTTCTGTTCTCGACGCCGGAGTATGCCGGAGCACTCCCGGGAGCGTTCAAAAACCTGCTGGACTGGACCGTGGGCGGGGGCGAAACCTACGGGATGCCCGCCGCCTGGATCAACGCTTCAGGACTCCATTCGCCTACGGGTGCCGCCGGTGCCCATCATTCCCTACGTCAAGTCCTCGGCTATACGGGCGTGGACATCATCGAAGCCGCGTGCGTTCGGATTCCCGTGTCGCGTCAGAGCGTCGGCCCGGACGGCCTGATCGTCGATTCGACACTTCGTGAACAGGTGGCGGGTGTGCTGGAGGTTATGGCCGCGTACGTGCGGCAGGCTCTC
- the uvsE gene encoding UV DNA damage repair endonuclease UvsE, which produces MPEPPAYGLVCLTVGPEVRFRTVTLSRYRALPPAQREAKLSELYADNIARVRGAAAFCAARGIRLYRLSSSLFPMFDLAGDDTGRAVLDQLAPQMRAAGQAFRDAGIRVLMHPEQFIVLNSDRPEVRAASLRTLGAHAETLDRFGFARSPWNLLLLHGGKGGRGAELAALIPDLPDAVRLRLGLENDERAYGPADLLPVCEAAGVPFVFDAHHHVVREKLPDQEDPSVRAWVLAARATWHPPEWQVVHLSNGLEGPQDRRHSSLIAHLPSAYRDVPWIEVEAKGKEEAVAALMGERPG; this is translated from the coding sequence ATGCCTGAGCCGCCCGCCTACGGCCTGGTTTGCCTCACGGTCGGCCCGGAGGTGCGCTTTCGCACGGTCACCCTCTCCCGCTACCGGGCGCTGCCGCCTGCCCAGCGGGAGGCGAAACTGAGCGAGCTGTACGCCGACAACATCGCGCGGGTCAGGGGCGCCGCCGCCTTCTGCGCCGCACGCGGTATCCGGCTGTACCGCCTGAGTTCCAGCCTCTTTCCGATGTTCGACCTCGCCGGGGACGATACCGGCCGGGCCGTGCTGGACCAGCTCGCGCCGCAGATGCGGGCCGCCGGACAGGCCTTCCGTGACGCCGGGATTCGCGTGCTGATGCACCCCGAGCAGTTCATCGTGCTCAACAGTGATCGCCCCGAGGTGCGTGCCGCGAGTCTCCGCACGCTGGGTGCCCACGCCGAGACGCTCGACCGCTTCGGCTTTGCGCGCAGTCCCTGGAACCTGCTCCTCCTGCACGGCGGCAAGGGCGGACGCGGGGCCGAACTTGCCGCCCTGATTCCCGACCTGCCCGACGCGGTTCGCCTGCGCCTGGGGCTGGAAAACGACGAGCGGGCCTATGGCCCGGCCGACCTCCTCCCCGTTTGCGAGGCGGCGGGCGTGCCCTTCGTGTTCGACGCGCACCACCACGTCGTCCGCGAGAAGTTGCCGGATCAGGAAGACCCCAGCGTGAGGGCATGGGTCCTGGCCGCCCGCGCGACCTGGCACCCCCCGGAGTGGCAGGTCGTCCACCTCTCCAACGGCCTGGAAGGCCCGCAGGACCGCCGCCACAGCTCCCTGATCGCGCACCTTCCCAGCGCCTACCGAGACGTTCCCTGGATCGAGGTGGAAGCCAAGGGGAAGGAGGAGGCGGTGGCGGCGTTGATGGGGGAGCGGCCGGGTTGA
- the lhpI gene encoding bifunctional Delta(1)-pyrroline-2-carboxylate/Delta(1)-piperideine-2-carboxylate reductase — protein MPLPLPDAAQTARLLPYPLLVEALRTACLEYARGEIRSPDRLALPLGSGGVMLSMPAAAPDLASHKLVNVCPANRERGLPTILGQVTAYDAATGVPLFMLDGPTVTARRTAAVSLLGIQALLGTPREVGLIGTGKQAEAHAQAIAAVFPEARLWVKGSRLESAQAFCERLGGPLSPVSELPGRAEVVITATTSKVPVYTRPARPGRLVVAVGAFTPDAAEIAPDTVRASRVYVDDPAGARHEAGDLLQAGVDWAGVHSLADALTTPPSGEKPLLFKTVGCAAWDLAACRVARERPG, from the coding sequence GTGCCCCTGCCCCTGCCCGACGCCGCGCAGACCGCCCGTCTGCTGCCCTACCCGCTGCTGGTGGAGGCCCTGCGGACGGCCTGCCTGGAATACGCACGCGGCGAGATCCGCAGCCCGGACCGGCTGGCCCTGCCGCTGGGCAGCGGCGGCGTGATGCTGTCGATGCCCGCCGCCGCGCCGGACCTCGCCTCCCACAAGCTCGTGAACGTCTGTCCGGCGAACCGGGAGCGCGGCCTGCCCACGATCCTGGGCCAGGTGACCGCCTACGATGCCGCGACGGGCGTCCCCCTCTTCATGCTGGACGGCCCCACCGTCACCGCGCGGCGTACGGCGGCGGTGAGCCTGCTGGGGATTCAGGCCCTGCTCGGCACGCCGCGGGAAGTGGGACTGATCGGCACCGGCAAACAGGCGGAAGCGCACGCGCAGGCCATCGCCGCCGTCTTTCCGGAAGCGCGGCTGTGGGTCAAAGGCTCCCGGCTGGAAAGCGCGCAGGCGTTCTGCGAGCGCCTCGGCGGTCCACTCTCCCCCGTTTCCGAGCTTCCCGGCCGCGCCGAGGTGGTCATCACGGCCACCACCAGCAAAGTGCCCGTCTACACGCGGCCCGCCCGGCCCGGGAGGCTGGTCGTCGCGGTGGGGGCCTTCACGCCGGACGCCGCCGAGATCGCCCCGGATACCGTGCGGGCGAGCCGCGTGTACGTGGATGACCCGGCAGGTGCGCGGCACGAGGCGGGCGATCTGCTCCAGGCAGGCGTGGACTGGGCCGGGGTGCATTCCCTCGCGGACGCCCTGACCACGCCGCCGTCAGGCGAGAAACCGCTGCTGTTCAAGACGGTCGGCTGCGCCGCGTGGGACCTGGCGGCCTGCCGGGTGGCGCGGGAGCGGCCGGGCTGA
- a CDS encoding 3-deoxy-7-phosphoheptulonate synthase: MTQPPTTQPTLQAGRTENLNVTGFTPLVTPRELKTALPLTAAAERTVLAGRRAAQDILHGRDDRLLVVVGPCSVHDFGQAAQYAERLAALRARVRDRLEVQMRVYVDKPRTTVGWRGPLIDPDMTGANDMNGGLRRTRELLIRVSELGLPVATELLDPFAPQYLFDAVAWACLGARTTESQTHRVMASAVSAPMGFKNGTGGGLKLAVDAIVAASHPHAFFTVDDDGRACIVHTRGNPDGHVILRGGRGGPNYAPQFVQEAGELMRAAGLSPAVMVDCSHANSGSDHRRQALVWRDVLGQRLAGQAAIKGLMVESNLRPGKQTIPGDLSALLPGVSVTDACVGWDETEALLLEAHAALGG, translated from the coding sequence ATGACCCAGCCCCCCACAACACAGCCCACCCTCCAGGCTGGCCGCACCGAGAACCTGAATGTCACCGGCTTCACGCCGCTGGTCACGCCCCGTGAACTGAAAACGGCGCTGCCCCTCACGGCCGCCGCCGAGCGCACCGTGCTCGCCGGGCGCCGGGCCGCGCAGGACATCCTGCACGGCCGCGACGACCGGCTGCTGGTGGTGGTCGGGCCGTGCAGCGTCCACGATTTCGGGCAGGCCGCCCAGTACGCCGAGCGGCTGGCGGCGCTGCGGGCGCGGGTCAGGGACCGGCTGGAAGTCCAGATGCGCGTCTACGTGGACAAGCCGCGCACGACCGTCGGCTGGCGCGGCCCCCTGATCGATCCCGATATGACCGGCGCGAACGACATGAACGGGGGCCTGCGCCGCACCCGCGAGCTGTTGATCCGCGTCTCGGAGTTGGGCCTGCCGGTCGCCACCGAACTGCTCGACCCCTTCGCGCCGCAGTACCTCTTCGACGCCGTGGCCTGGGCCTGTCTGGGCGCGCGCACCACCGAATCCCAGACCCACCGCGTGATGGCGAGCGCCGTCAGCGCCCCGATGGGCTTCAAGAACGGCACCGGCGGCGGCCTCAAGCTCGCGGTGGACGCCATCGTCGCCGCCAGCCATCCCCACGCCTTTTTCACGGTGGACGACGACGGGCGGGCCTGCATCGTCCACACGCGCGGCAACCCGGACGGCCACGTGATCCTGCGGGGCGGGCGGGGCGGTCCCAACTACGCGCCGCAGTTCGTGCAGGAAGCCGGGGAGCTGATGCGCGCCGCCGGACTCTCTCCCGCCGTCATGGTGGACTGCTCGCACGCCAACAGCGGCTCGGACCACCGGCGGCAGGCGCTCGTCTGGCGCGACGTGCTGGGACAGCGCCTCGCCGGGCAGGCGGCCATCAAGGGCCTGATGGTGGAGTCCAACCTGCGCCCCGGCAAGCAGACCATCCCCGGCGACCTCTCGGCTCTGCTCCCCGGCGTGAGTGTCACCGACGCCTGCGTGGGCTGGGACGAGACGGAGGCGCTGCTGCTGGAGGCGCACGCGGCGCTGGGGGGGTAG
- the mbhE gene encoding hydrogen gas-evolving membrane-bound hydrogenase subunit E: MTLAVFLPFLLSALAAWLGPRLGRRTGYAAALAFVPALLLAFPLAGMPGAAPALEVTRWVPDLGLNLAFRGDGFSLLFAVLIGVIGTLASLYSVAYLSDRERFGRFYAYLLLFGGSMLGLVLSDNLPALFGFWEMTSVTSFLLIGLWHTRAAARDGAVKAFLVSALGGLGLLAAVSLIGIAGGSTSLSGLDVAALRASPLFTPALLLTLLAAFTKSAQLPFHLWLPTAMEAPTPVSAFLHSATMVKAGVVLVAKFGLLFGTSPLWSGIIVPLGLATLVWGAWLALRQTDLKALLAYSTVSQLGLLMSLYGLAQAEGNFAGTAHLLNHAAFKAALFFVVGIIDHETGTREVPLLGGLRKALPVTFVVALLAAFSMAGLPPLGGFISKELFYETMLHQGPLFIVVAVVGSALTFAYTFRLLRVFVGTPRVPEGARPHEAPPGLTLPAALLAGIALLFGVWPASAEALTRTAQAALNFAGYREHLALWHGVTPALLATGLTWALGALLVWQAGRVAALQRRLTPRTNANTVYYALLENVNVFATWLISRTQGLALPDQLRVMLVAAAVIAGYAVLRAPQVFHPFGHLPLGVLPIAALLVAGAVGVLLARNRLTAVVVTGLTGFGSAAAFLALRAPDLALTQLLVEAVTVILFLLAFRYLPGGRDLGRSRWRLRLDVLLAGLAGIGATLLVLSSVRFLAPPISPYYLANSYSGGGGKNVVNVLLVDFRGFDTLGEITVVGMVALAVLALVRLGKRGRTVTAPEALPPEGPPPEDLTPTVQHPTASHKEPV, encoded by the coding sequence ATGACGCTCGCCGTGTTCCTGCCCTTCCTGCTCTCGGCGCTGGCCGCCTGGCTGGGGCCGCGCCTGGGCCGCCGCACTGGATACGCAGCGGCGCTGGCCTTTGTGCCCGCGCTGCTGCTGGCCTTTCCCCTCGCGGGGATGCCGGGGGCCGCGCCTGCCCTGGAAGTCACCCGCTGGGTGCCGGACCTGGGGCTGAACCTGGCCTTCCGGGGCGACGGGTTCTCGCTGCTGTTCGCCGTGCTGATCGGCGTCATCGGAACGCTGGCGAGCCTGTATTCGGTGGCGTACCTGTCGGACCGGGAAAGGTTCGGGCGCTTCTATGCCTACCTGCTGCTCTTCGGCGGCTCGATGCTGGGGCTGGTCCTGAGTGACAACCTGCCAGCGCTGTTCGGCTTCTGGGAGATGACCAGCGTGACGAGCTTCCTGCTGATCGGGCTGTGGCACACCCGCGCGGCGGCCCGCGACGGCGCGGTGAAGGCCTTTCTGGTGAGCGCGCTGGGGGGCCTGGGCCTGCTGGCGGCGGTGTCGCTGATCGGCATCGCGGGGGGGAGCACTTCCCTCTCGGGGCTGGACGTGGCGGCGCTGCGGGCCTCGCCCCTGTTCACACCCGCGCTGCTGCTGACGCTGCTGGCGGCCTTCACCAAGAGCGCGCAGCTTCCCTTCCACCTCTGGCTGCCGACGGCGATGGAAGCCCCCACGCCCGTCTCGGCCTTCCTGCACTCGGCCACGATGGTCAAGGCGGGCGTGGTGCTGGTCGCCAAATTCGGTCTGCTGTTCGGCACCTCGCCGCTGTGGTCCGGCATCATCGTGCCGCTGGGTCTGGCGACACTGGTCTGGGGTGCCTGGCTGGCACTGCGGCAGACCGACCTCAAGGCGCTGCTGGCGTATTCCACCGTCTCGCAACTGGGCCTCCTGATGAGCCTGTACGGTCTGGCCCAGGCGGAGGGCAACTTCGCCGGGACCGCGCACCTGCTGAACCATGCGGCCTTCAAGGCGGCGCTGTTCTTCGTGGTGGGCATCATCGACCATGAGACGGGCACGCGGGAGGTTCCTTTGCTGGGCGGCCTCCGAAAGGCGCTGCCAGTGACGTTCGTGGTCGCCCTCCTCGCCGCCTTCAGCATGGCGGGACTACCGCCATTGGGGGGCTTCATCAGCAAGGAGCTGTTCTACGAGACGATGCTGCATCAGGGACCGCTGTTCATCGTGGTCGCGGTGGTCGGGAGTGCGCTGACCTTCGCGTACACCTTCCGGCTGCTGCGGGTGTTCGTGGGGACGCCGCGTGTCCCGGAAGGCGCGCGCCCGCACGAGGCCCCGCCCGGCCTGACGCTGCCCGCCGCGCTGCTGGCCGGGATCGCGCTGCTCTTTGGCGTGTGGCCTGCCAGTGCGGAGGCACTGACGCGGACGGCGCAGGCGGCGCTGAATTTCGCGGGCTACCGGGAGCATCTGGCGCTGTGGCACGGCGTCACGCCCGCGCTGCTCGCCACGGGGCTGACCTGGGCGCTGGGGGCACTGCTGGTGTGGCAGGCGGGACGGGTGGCCGCCCTGCAACGCCGCCTCACGCCGCGCACAAACGCGAACACGGTGTATTACGCCCTGCTGGAGAACGTCAACGTTTTCGCCACCTGGCTGATCTCGCGCACGCAGGGGCTGGCGCTGCCGGACCAGCTCCGCGTCATGCTGGTCGCCGCCGCCGTGATCGCGGGCTACGCCGTGCTGCGCGCGCCGCAGGTGTTTCACCCCTTCGGGCACCTGCCGCTGGGCGTGCTGCCCATCGCGGCGCTGCTGGTGGCGGGGGCGGTCGGCGTGCTGCTGGCGCGCAACCGGCTGACGGCGGTCGTGGTGACGGGCCTGACCGGGTTCGGGAGTGCCGCCGCCTTCCTGGCCCTGCGCGCGCCCGACCTCGCGCTCACGCAACTGCTGGTGGAGGCGGTGACGGTGATCCTGTTTCTGCTCGCCTTCCGCTACCTGCCCGGCGGGCGGGACCTGGGGCGCTCGCGCTGGCGGCTGCGGCTGGACGTGCTGCTGGCCGGGCTGGCGGGCATCGGGGCCACGCTGCTGGTGCTGTCCAGCGTGCGCTTTCTGGCGCCCCCCATCTCGCCCTACTACCTGGCGAACAGTTACAGCGGAGGCGGCGGCAAGAACGTGGTGAACGTGCTGCTGGTGGACTTCCGCGGCTTCGACACGCTGGGCGAGATCACGGTGGTCGGCATGGTCGCGCTGGCGGTGCTGGCCCTGGTCCGCCTGGGCAAACGGGGACGCACCGTGACCGCGCCGGAAGCCCTCCCCCCGGAAGGTCCGCCGCCCGAGGACCTGACGCCCACGGTCCAGCACCCCACAGCCTCGCACAAGGAGCCCGTATGA
- a CDS encoding Na(+)/H(+) antiporter subunit B: MSPRHKKPAPVPTTGSSPTTALLANDPILRTVSRAVFALVLLFAFLLLWRGHNAPGGGFIAGLMTVCALILHRIATGTSALRVDPIRLVPWGLALAFVTGLVPYLLGKPFLKSAFGYITTPLTGEFEWASALLFDFGVYLAVVGASLAIAYALIDVDPQERVEGDQ, encoded by the coding sequence ATGAGTCCCAGACACAAGAAACCGGCTCCGGTTCCGACGACCGGCAGCAGCCCAACGACCGCGCTGCTCGCCAACGACCCGATTCTCCGCACCGTGAGCCGCGCGGTCTTCGCGCTGGTGCTGCTGTTCGCCTTCCTGCTGCTGTGGCGCGGGCACAATGCCCCCGGCGGCGGCTTTATCGCGGGGCTGATGACGGTCTGCGCGCTGATCCTGCACCGCATCGCCACCGGCACCAGCGCGCTGCGGGTGGACCCCATCCGGCTGGTGCCGTGGGGCCTGGCCCTGGCCTTCGTCACCGGTCTGGTGCCGTACCTGCTGGGCAAACCTTTTCTCAAGAGCGCCTTCGGGTACATCACCACGCCCCTGACCGGCGAGTTCGAGTGGGCCAGCGCCCTGCTGTTCGACTTCGGCGTGTATCTGGCCGTGGTCGGTGCCAGCCTCGCCATCGCCTACGCGCTGATCGACGTGGACCCGCAGGAGCGGGTGGAGGGGGATCAGTGA
- a CDS encoding Na+/H+ antiporter subunit C, whose product MEALFSILIGLLVAAGVFLLLSRKIVRVVLGLSFIGYAGNLAILTVAGLRQDNPPLLTLPGPYMDPLPQALILTAIVIGFATTALLLTVALRAYQVSGHDNVAAFGDNLARDPHTGEGRSADPEHQGPDLPDLIHSDPEEPERPGGQP is encoded by the coding sequence ATGGAAGCCCTCTTCTCCATCCTGATCGGCCTGCTGGTCGCGGCGGGGGTTTTTCTGCTGCTGTCGCGCAAGATTGTGCGGGTGGTGCTGGGCCTGTCCTTTATCGGGTACGCGGGCAATCTGGCGATTCTGACGGTGGCGGGGCTGCGGCAGGACAATCCGCCGCTGCTGACGCTGCCGGGGCCGTACATGGACCCGCTGCCCCAGGCGCTGATCCTGACCGCCATCGTGATCGGCTTCGCGACGACGGCGCTGCTGCTGACGGTCGCGCTGCGGGCCTATCAGGTGTCGGGGCACGACAACGTGGCGGCCTTCGGGGACAATCTGGCGCGGGACCCTCACACCGGGGAAGGCAGGTCCGCCGACCCGGAACACCAGGGGCCGGACCTGCCCGACCTGATCCACTCGGACCCGGAGGAACCCGAGCGGCCCGGAGGTCAGCCGTGA
- a CDS encoding proton-conducting transporter membrane subunit gives MSGLSWLPLAPFVTSLGFGLLLLWPAGRKVRVALSFVGTLATLAFAAGLLLATADGTVLVSELGGWRAPFGIVMTADRLAAWMSLLAALSALLAVWQAAADPDPVREKYHLFALMQFLFAGVQLSFLTGDLFNLFVAFEVMLVASYALTVLGSTREQLREGFRYIVMNLAASSLLVVSCGLAYGVLGTLNFAHLAQRAATLGPNATVTSVAVLLLIVFAAKGALFPLGFWLPGTYPALPPAVGTFFAAVLTKVGVYALIRVFTTVFTQEPELPHSLLLLLGSVTMLYGAFGMVSQREWRPILSFTVIGSVGYLAFGLGVGTPEAVRASVAYLAVSVVVTTALFAIATVAERATGTRLVRARGMLEFLPLLAACFLLCALTVAGLPPSGGYVAKYALVRAGLAQGSPLALLAVVSALVGSLVTLYAMLNVWRGFFWGKHPTWLPVYRVSRPLHAAAYAASALVAGLTLFAGPIFAQAGATAAELSIPQRYIRGVLGDQPVVIPPAPTGKETRP, from the coding sequence GTGAGTGGCCTCTCCTGGTTGCCGCTCGCCCCGTTCGTGACCTCGCTGGGCTTCGGGCTGCTGCTGCTGTGGCCTGCGGGGCGAAAGGTAAGGGTGGCGCTGTCCTTTGTGGGGACGCTCGCCACGCTGGCCTTTGCCGCCGGGCTGCTGCTGGCGACGGCCGACGGGACCGTGCTGGTGAGTGAGCTGGGGGGCTGGCGCGCGCCCTTCGGCATCGTGATGACTGCCGACCGCCTGGCCGCCTGGATGAGTCTGCTGGCGGCGTTGAGCGCGCTGCTGGCCGTCTGGCAGGCCGCCGCCGATCCCGACCCCGTGCGCGAGAAGTATCACCTGTTCGCGCTGATGCAGTTCCTGTTCGCGGGCGTGCAACTGTCGTTTTTGACCGGGGACCTCTTCAATCTGTTCGTGGCCTTCGAGGTGATGCTGGTCGCCAGCTACGCGCTGACCGTGCTGGGGTCCACCCGCGAGCAACTGCGCGAGGGCTTCCGCTACATCGTGATGAATCTGGCAGCGTCGTCGCTGCTGGTCGTGTCCTGCGGGCTGGCCTACGGGGTGCTGGGCACGCTGAACTTCGCGCACCTCGCGCAGCGGGCGGCCACCCTCGGGCCAAATGCCACCGTGACCAGTGTGGCCGTGCTGCTGCTGATCGTGTTCGCGGCCAAGGGCGCGCTGTTTCCGCTGGGCTTCTGGCTGCCGGGCACCTACCCGGCGCTGCCGCCCGCCGTGGGCACCTTCTTCGCGGCGGTGCTGACGAAGGTCGGCGTCTACGCCCTGATCCGCGTCTTCACCACCGTCTTCACGCAGGAACCGGAGCTGCCGCATTCGCTGCTGCTGCTACTGGGCAGCGTCACCATGTTGTACGGCGCGTTCGGGATGGTGTCGCAGCGCGAGTGGCGGCCGATCCTGTCCTTCACGGTGATCGGTAGCGTCGGCTACCTCGCCTTCGGGCTGGGGGTCGGGACGCCGGAGGCCGTGCGGGCCAGTGTGGCCTATCTGGCCGTGAGCGTCGTGGTGACCACCGCGCTCTTTGCCATTGCCACCGTCGCGGAGCGGGCGACCGGCACGCGGCTGGTGCGGGCGCGCGGGATGCTGGAGTTCCTGCCGCTGCTGGCCGCCTGCTTCCTGCTGTGCGCGCTGACGGTAGCGGGCCTGCCGCCTTCCGGGGGCTACGTCGCCAAGTACGCGCTGGTGCGGGCGGGGCTCGCGCAGGGGTCGCCCCTCGCATTGCTGGCGGTGGTCAGTGCGCTCGTCGGCAGTCTGGTCACGCTGTACGCGATGCTGAACGTGTGGCGCGGCTTTTTCTGGGGCAAGCATCCCACCTGGCTGCCGGTGTACCGCGTCTCCCGGCCCCTGCACGCCGCCGCCTACGCTGCCTCAGCGCTGGTGGCGGGCCTGACCCTCTTCGCGGGGCCGATCTTCGCGCAGGCGGGGGCGACCGCCGCCGAACTCAGCATCCCACAGCGGTATATCCGGGGCGTGCTGGGGGACCAGCCGGTGGTGATCCCGCCCGCGCCGACCGGAAAGGAGACGCGGCCGTGA
- a CDS encoding Na+/H+ antiporter subunit E, with amino-acid sequence MNGFTLNLLLAVVWMLFVGEVSLRELVVGFLLGFGILAVFPRALGSGGYVGRSLAVLGFVGFFLRELTVANVHMALLALRPHPRLNPMIVAVPLRLQGDVAQTLLAAVIALMPGTVAMGFSADRRTLYAHAIGSATPQAARDSITRVEDRLLRVTSPQPLSEEPA; translated from the coding sequence GTGAACGGCTTCACGCTCAATCTGCTGCTGGCCGTCGTGTGGATGCTGTTCGTGGGCGAGGTCAGCCTGCGGGAACTGGTGGTCGGGTTCCTGCTGGGCTTCGGCATCCTGGCGGTGTTTCCCCGCGCGCTGGGCAGCGGGGGGTATGTGGGTCGCAGCCTCGCCGTGCTGGGCTTTGTCGGCTTCTTCCTGCGGGAACTGACGGTGGCGAACGTCCACATGGCGCTGCTGGCGCTGCGGCCCCACCCCCGGCTCAATCCCATGATCGTGGCCGTGCCGCTGCGGCTCCAGGGCGACGTCGCCCAGACCCTGCTGGCCGCCGTGATCGCCCTGATGCCCGGCACGGTGGCGATGGGCTTCAGCGCGGACCGCCGCACCCTGTACGCCCACGCCATCGGCAGCGCCACCCCGCAGGCCGCCCGCGACAGCATCACGCGGGTGGAAGACCGCCTGCTGCGCGTCACCTCGCCCCAGCCCCTTTCGGAGGAACCGGCATGA
- a CDS encoding monovalent cation/H+ antiporter complex subunit F, with amino-acid sequence MIINLALGIVTLSVLLVTVRVLRGPSWGDRIMAFDFLSVNLVVLFALIAVKTRLIVVLDAALVLSLLGFLSTVALTRYLLLGRVMK; translated from the coding sequence ATGATCATCAACCTGGCGCTCGGCATCGTGACCCTCTCGGTCCTGCTCGTCACCGTCCGCGTGCTGCGCGGCCCCTCCTGGGGGGACCGCATCATGGCCTTCGACTTCCTGAGCGTGAATCTGGTCGTGCTGTTCGCCCTGATCGCCGTCAAGACCCGGTTGATCGTGGTGCTGGACGCCGCCCTGGTCCTCAGCCTGCTGGGCTTCCTGTCCACCGTGGCCTTGACGCGCTACCTGCTGCTGGGGAGGGTGATGAAGTGA
- the mnhG gene encoding monovalent cation/H(+) antiporter subunit G: protein MADFSPLRDVPILIGAFFVLTAAIGLMRFPDLYARLHASSKLVTLGSAGIFLGAALELTDAAAFTRLAAVLLFHFLTTPLTAHLIAQAAYLRGLPPLLGEGGKRGLDEWGALGQAGQVAHADHEAQRAMTAEDG from the coding sequence GTGGCTGACTTCTCTCCCCTGCGGGACGTTCCTATCCTGATCGGGGCGTTTTTCGTCCTGACGGCGGCAATTGGTCTGATGCGCTTTCCCGATCTGTACGCGCGGCTGCACGCGAGCAGCAAGCTGGTCACGCTCGGCTCGGCGGGCATCTTCCTGGGAGCAGCGCTGGAACTGACGGACGCGGCGGCCTTTACCCGGCTGGCGGCGGTGCTGCTGTTTCACTTCCTGACCACGCCGCTGACGGCCCACTTGATCGCCCAGGCCGCCTATCTGCGGGGCCTGCCGCCCCTCCTGGGCGAAGGCGGGAAGCGCGGCCTCGACGAATGGGGCGCGCTCGGTCAGGCCGGGCAGGTCGCCCACGCCGACCACGAGGCGCAGCGGGCAATGACGGCCGAGGACGGTTAG
- a CDS encoding DUF4142 domain-containing protein — MGTTNTGGNTAGNMTGGTQSGTTGTAGTGNTSTGNGMGGTSGAGTSGTTGTTGNTGSTGNMGSTGSTSTSGAGTSGTATGGTSTSGTSTQTGSGNTGTGTATGGTSGSGSTTNTGGTTGNMGNAGNTGNMGSTSGTSTSGTGTSARLSSTDTCFIQQAAMSDMFEIQSSQVAESRASSANIKSFAKQMIQDHTKASQALKSVASKLGATVPTTLSGPKTQILTTLRGQQGNTFDRTYIDAQVMAHEQAVNLFRDYIAWSLRSGGNASLRAHATQTLPVLREHLQRAMNLQKAMAKTK, encoded by the coding sequence ATGGGCACCACCAACACGGGCGGCAACACTGCCGGGAACATGACCGGGGGCACCCAGAGCGGAACCACCGGTACGGCGGGCACCGGCAACACCAGCACCGGAAATGGCATGGGCGGAACGTCCGGGGCCGGAACCTCCGGCACGACCGGCACTACGGGCAACACCGGGAGCACCGGCAACATGGGGAGTACCGGCAGCACCTCCACCTCGGGCGCCGGAACCTCCGGGACGGCCACGGGCGGCACCTCCACCAGTGGGACGTCCACCCAGACCGGCAGCGGCAACACGGGCACTGGAACCGCCACGGGAGGAACGTCCGGCAGCGGAAGCACAACCAATACGGGCGGCACTACGGGCAACATGGGCAACGCCGGGAATACCGGCAACATGGGGAGCACCAGCGGCACTTCCACTTCGGGAACGGGCACCTCGGCCCGCCTGAGCAGCACCGACACCTGCTTTATCCAGCAGGCGGCGATGAGTGACATGTTCGAGATTCAGTCGTCGCAGGTGGCGGAGAGCCGGGCCAGCAGCGCGAACATCAAGAGCTTCGCCAAGCAGATGATTCAGGACCACACCAAGGCCAGCCAGGCCCTGAAGAGCGTCGCCAGCAAGCTCGGCGCGACGGTGCCCACCACGCTCAGCGGCCCCAAGACCCAGATTCTCACCACGCTGCGGGGGCAGCAGGGCAACACCTTCGACCGCACCTACATTGACGCACAGGTGATGGCGCACGAGCAGGCCGTGAATCTCTTCAGAGACTATATCGCCTGGAGCCTGCGTTCGGGCGGCAACGCGAGCCTGCGCGCCCACGCGACCCAAACGCTGCCGGTGCTGCGCGAACACCTCCAACGCGCCATGAACCTGCAAAAGGCGATGGCCAAGACCAAGTAA